A stretch of the Sulfurimonas sp. HSL-1656 genome encodes the following:
- a CDS encoding DUF2202 domain-containing protein, whose product MKKMVMAAATAAVMATSGMAAKGTASTVTEEQLDTLVFIYQEEKVARDTYMTLGNMYTNQTVFANIQASEQEHIDQAQVLCERYGADISGIDETDVGVFEIPVLQELYDTLVAQGTQSELSALMVGEYIEITDIDDLETAEEGMPSDVVNTFENLKAGSLNHLAGFRDAIDAYNSSK is encoded by the coding sequence ATGAAAAAAATGGTAATGGCTGCAGCGACGGCGGCGGTAATGGCGACAAGCGGTATGGCGGCAAAGGGAACGGCTTCGACAGTGACGGAGGAGCAGCTCGATACGCTCGTGTTTATCTACCAGGAGGAGAAAGTCGCCCGCGATACGTACATGACACTGGGAAACATGTACACGAACCAGACGGTGTTTGCCAATATCCAGGCGTCGGAGCAGGAGCACATCGATCAGGCACAGGTGCTGTGCGAGCGTTACGGCGCCGATATCTCCGGCATCGACGAAACGGACGTGGGCGTGTTTGAAATCCCGGTGCTCCAGGAGCTCTACGATACGCTGGTCGCGCAGGGGACACAATCCGAGCTGAGTGCACTGATGGTCGGCGAATACATCGAGATCACCGACATCGATGACCTTGAAACGGCCGAAGAGGGGATGCCTTCGGATGTCGTCAACACCTTTGAAAACCTCAAAGCGGGTTCGCTGAACCACCTGGCAGGCTTCCGCGACGCCATCGATGCCTATAACAGCAGCAAGTAG
- the nadD gene encoding nicotinate (nicotinamide) nucleotide adenylyltransferase — translation MAIAIFGGSFDPPHAGHVAVVSRILDTLPIETLYIVPAYVNPFKSGTHAPPELRLQWLERMFASNKRVRVSAFEIEQGRPVPSVETVRHFKEVDPDIYLVIGADNLDALTKWHEFDALDRMVTWVVASRKGSEVPSRYLRLDVDVDISSTELRSLQKTHLIPDGVRKEIENYYKEIQCKND, via the coding sequence ATGGCGATAGCGATTTTCGGCGGTTCTTTCGATCCTCCCCATGCCGGACACGTCGCTGTCGTTTCACGGATACTGGACACCCTTCCGATCGAAACGCTCTATATCGTTCCGGCCTATGTCAATCCGTTCAAAAGCGGCACCCATGCTCCCCCGGAGCTTCGTCTTCAATGGCTGGAGCGTATGTTTGCGTCCAATAAACGCGTGCGGGTAAGTGCATTCGAAATTGAACAGGGCCGTCCCGTACCGTCGGTTGAGACCGTCCGCCATTTCAAAGAGGTCGATCCGGACATCTACCTTGTCATCGGGGCCGACAACCTCGATGCACTCACGAAATGGCATGAATTCGACGCTTTGGACCGCATGGTGACCTGGGTGGTCGCCAGCCGGAAGGGCAGCGAGGTACCCTCACGCTACCTGCGGCTCGATGTCGACGTCGACATCAGTTCGACCGAACTCCGCTCATTACAGAAGACCCATCTCATTCCCGACGGCGTCCGGAAAGAGATTGAAAACTATTACAAGGAAATTCAGTGCAAAAACGACTAG
- a CDS encoding triose-phosphate isomerase: MIIAANFKTNHTRAATQSYLEKVTAYIAEAEITDEVMVFPPATALCGSRGGVTVGAQNAWATENGAYTGEIGTEQLDEFGIRTILIGHSERRHILGESQTLVAEKFAYFKALGFRIVYCIGEPLEVRDAGNEALMAYLAEQLEGIDLAYANLVIAYEPVWAIGTGRVPSENEIELIHGALAKLTAAPLLYGGSVKVGNAADILALKHVDGALVGSGALDADDFCRMIAAAKQINKQEV; this comes from the coding sequence TTGATCATCGCGGCCAACTTCAAGACGAACCATACCCGCGCTGCCACCCAGTCGTACCTGGAGAAGGTTACCGCTTACATCGCCGAAGCCGAGATCACCGATGAGGTGATGGTCTTCCCGCCCGCCACGGCACTATGCGGCAGCAGAGGAGGCGTGACTGTCGGCGCACAAAATGCCTGGGCTACCGAAAACGGGGCATACACCGGCGAGATCGGGACGGAGCAGCTTGACGAGTTCGGGATCAGAACGATCCTGATCGGGCATTCGGAGCGCCGCCATATTCTCGGGGAGTCCCAGACGCTTGTCGCGGAAAAGTTCGCCTATTTCAAAGCGCTCGGGTTCCGCATCGTCTACTGTATCGGCGAACCGCTGGAGGTCCGTGATGCCGGGAACGAGGCCCTGATGGCCTACCTGGCGGAACAGCTCGAGGGGATCGATCTCGCGTATGCGAACCTGGTCATCGCCTATGAACCGGTCTGGGCGATCGGTACGGGCCGTGTCCCCAGTGAAAACGAGATCGAACTGATCCACGGCGCCCTGGCGAAACTGACGGCGGCGCCGCTGCTCTACGGCGGCAGTGTCAAGGTCGGCAATGCTGCGGATATTTTGGCGCTTAAGCATGTGGACGGTGCGCTTGTCGGAAGCGGCGCGCTCGATGCAGATGATTTCTGCCGGATGATCGCTGCGGCGAAACAAATTAATAAACAGGAGGTTTAA
- a CDS encoding heavy metal translocating P-type ATPase encodes MSNVKCDHCHLQFDESVMIKEGDLHFCCKGCQGIYHLLKDEGLERFYDKLGEETLVPPTEQFEDSGNFNSPAFYDRYVTTDSEGFSEVSLIIEGIHCSACVWLNEKALHKMEGVVEAHINHTNNKARIVWDDEVVKLSQIIDMIRAIGYDAFPYDPQIQEARAEKERKDYYLRIAVAVFAMMNIMTIAVAQYAGFFTGMTQGIKNILNVAEWILSTPVLFYSGWVFFRGAYYGIRTRSVNMDILVATGASLTYLYSIYITLLELGEAYFDSVTMIITFVLVGKFLEVLSKKSAADTLDVLSKHVPGEVTLLKDGLQVNVGVSEVVVGDVILLKAGEKAGIDGEILQGEGSFDESSLTGESDPIYKRPGDNVVSGTTSIDAVVQYKATKDFEHSTLSNILTMLERSMAKKPRIEQLANRLSEYFSSVILLLAFGTFLVWWFWPHDFNIAFMVGISVIVIACPCALALATPVATLVGLGQGAKRGILFKEATQLETLAQTDTLVLDKTGTITEGRPQVVDVQWYGSDNEGYRLKLQALLNASKHPVAIGVSEFLNAETAPAALPVLDEVRQIAAKGMVARCEEQMLSGGNAALMREQGIAPTDESAHTLFYFAVGETLVARFELADKPRPDAAEAIRALTHAGIDVIMLTGDHERSARKIAEAVGIEHYHAELTPEAKAALVAQMQSEGHKVVMAGDGVNDILALAQAEIGIAMGNGSDIAIDVSDVVLMNDSLTSLEEAFRIGRATYGLVKQNLGLSLVYNAITVPLAMAGYIIPLVAAISMSLSSLLVVGNSMRIAYSWKRAAKRR; translated from the coding sequence TTGTCTAACGTCAAGTGCGACCACTGCCATCTGCAGTTCGATGAATCGGTGATGATCAAGGAGGGCGACCTCCATTTCTGCTGTAAAGGGTGCCAGGGGATCTACCACCTGCTCAAAGACGAGGGGCTGGAGCGCTTTTACGACAAGCTCGGCGAGGAGACCCTCGTGCCGCCGACGGAGCAGTTCGAGGACAGCGGCAACTTCAACTCACCGGCCTTCTACGACCGCTATGTTACGACGGACAGTGAAGGCTTCAGTGAGGTGTCGCTCATTATCGAGGGGATCCACTGCTCCGCCTGTGTCTGGCTCAATGAGAAGGCCCTGCACAAGATGGAGGGCGTCGTCGAGGCGCACATCAACCATACGAACAACAAGGCGCGCATCGTCTGGGACGACGAGGTGGTCAAACTCTCCCAGATCATCGACATGATCCGCGCCATCGGCTACGACGCTTTCCCGTATGATCCGCAGATCCAGGAAGCGCGGGCGGAGAAGGAGCGCAAGGACTACTATCTCCGCATCGCCGTCGCCGTTTTCGCGATGATGAACATCATGACCATCGCCGTCGCGCAGTACGCCGGCTTCTTTACGGGAATGACGCAGGGGATCAAGAATATCCTCAACGTCGCCGAATGGATTCTTTCGACGCCGGTGCTCTTTTACAGCGGCTGGGTCTTCTTCCGGGGGGCCTACTACGGCATCCGCACCCGCTCGGTCAACATGGACATCCTCGTCGCGACCGGGGCGTCGCTGACCTACCTCTACTCCATCTATATCACCCTCCTGGAGCTTGGGGAGGCGTACTTCGACTCGGTGACGATGATCATCACCTTCGTACTTGTCGGCAAGTTCCTGGAGGTGCTCAGCAAAAAGAGCGCCGCCGATACCCTCGACGTGCTTTCCAAGCATGTACCGGGGGAGGTGACCCTGCTTAAAGACGGCCTCCAGGTGAACGTCGGCGTCAGCGAGGTCGTCGTCGGCGACGTGATCCTGCTCAAGGCGGGGGAGAAGGCGGGCATAGACGGGGAGATCCTTCAAGGCGAGGGGAGTTTCGACGAATCGAGCCTGACGGGGGAGAGCGACCCTATCTACAAGCGGCCAGGCGACAATGTCGTCAGCGGTACGACGAGCATCGATGCCGTCGTACAGTACAAAGCGACGAAGGATTTTGAACACTCGACGCTGTCGAATATCCTGACGATGCTCGAACGCTCCATGGCGAAGAAACCGCGCATTGAACAGCTGGCAAACAGGCTCTCAGAGTACTTCTCCAGCGTCATTCTGCTGCTGGCGTTCGGTACTTTCCTCGTCTGGTGGTTCTGGCCGCACGATTTCAACATCGCCTTTATGGTCGGTATCTCCGTCATCGTCATCGCCTGCCCCTGCGCGCTGGCGCTGGCGACACCGGTGGCGACCCTGGTCGGCCTGGGGCAGGGGGCGAAACGGGGGATCCTCTTCAAAGAGGCTACCCAGCTTGAGACCCTGGCGCAGACCGATACCCTGGTGCTTGACAAAACGGGAACGATTACCGAGGGGCGGCCGCAGGTCGTCGACGTGCAGTGGTACGGCTCGGACAATGAAGGTTACCGTCTGAAGCTTCAGGCGCTGCTGAACGCCTCGAAGCACCCCGTCGCCATCGGCGTCTCCGAGTTTCTCAATGCGGAAACGGCCCCGGCGGCACTGCCGGTGCTTGACGAAGTGCGCCAGATCGCGGCGAAGGGGATGGTCGCGCGCTGTGAGGAGCAGATGCTCAGCGGCGGTAATGCCGCGCTGATGCGTGAACAGGGGATCGCTCCTACTGACGAGAGTGCACATACACTCTTCTATTTTGCCGTCGGCGAGACACTGGTCGCCCGTTTTGAACTGGCGGACAAGCCCCGTCCCGATGCCGCAGAGGCGATCCGTGCGCTGACCCATGCCGGCATTGACGTCATTATGCTGACGGGGGACCATGAACGCTCCGCACGCAAGATCGCGGAAGCCGTCGGGATCGAACACTACCATGCGGAGCTGACCCCCGAGGCAAAGGCGGCGTTGGTTGCACAGATGCAGAGCGAGGGGCATAAGGTCGTCATGGCAGGGGACGGTGTCAACGATATCCTCGCACTGGCCCAGGCCGAGATCGGCATCGCCATGGGCAACGGCAGCGACATCGCCATCGACGTTAGTGACGTGGTCCTGATGAACGATTCGCTCACCTCCCTCGAGGAGGCGTTTCGGATCGGCCGGGCAACCTACGGCCTGGTCAAACAGAACCTCGGCCTTTCGCTCGTGTATAATGCGATCACCGTGCCGCTGGCGATGGCGGGCTACATTATCCCGCTGGTCGCCGCGATATCGATGTCGCTGAGTTCCCTGCTGGTCGTGGGCAACTCGATGCGCATCGCCTACAGCTGGAAGCGTGCGGCGAAACGCCGCTGA
- a CDS encoding phosphoglycerate kinase, whose protein sequence is MELLNIKDLDLQDKKVFIRCDFNVPLDSFGNISDDRRIRSAIATINYCLDKDCAVILASHMGRPKGEVDPKYSLEPVRLRLQQLLKRSVTLAKDVVGEDALAKAAALPRHEVLLLENLRFEKGETKNDDVLAEKLAGMADFYINDAFGVSHRAHASVEAITKHFDEKHKAAGFLLQKEIRFFGTLIKQPVRPFAAIVGGSKVSGKLEALINLLPRVDKIIIGGGMAFTFLKQLGYDVGNSLVEDDLLDEAQKIMDEARRRKVKFYLPVDVVAAQTFSADATSKLVSAQEIPQGWMGLDIGPATVRLYREVLNDVQTVLWNGPMGVYEMERFARGSSKIAHFVADSYATTVVGGGDTADLVQRIGLDEEMTFISTGGGASLELLEGKVLPGVKPLLIKAHD, encoded by the coding sequence ATGGAGCTTCTCAACATCAAAGATCTTGACCTGCAGGACAAAAAAGTATTTATCCGCTGTGATTTCAACGTACCGCTTGATTCGTTCGGAAACATCTCCGACGACCGCCGTATCCGCTCGGCGATTGCGACGATCAACTACTGCCTGGATAAAGACTGTGCCGTGATCCTTGCGTCGCACATGGGACGTCCGAAGGGCGAGGTCGATCCGAAATACTCCCTCGAGCCGGTACGCCTGCGTCTGCAGCAGCTGCTCAAGCGCAGTGTCACCCTGGCCAAAGATGTCGTCGGTGAAGATGCCCTGGCCAAAGCGGCCGCGCTGCCGCGCCATGAAGTCCTTCTGCTGGAAAACCTCCGCTTTGAAAAAGGCGAAACGAAAAATGACGATGTCCTTGCCGAGAAACTGGCGGGCATGGCCGATTTCTATATCAATGACGCTTTCGGCGTGAGCCACCGCGCCCATGCCTCCGTTGAGGCGATTACCAAGCATTTTGACGAGAAGCACAAAGCGGCGGGCTTCCTGCTGCAAAAAGAGATCCGCTTCTTCGGTACGCTGATCAAGCAGCCGGTCCGCCCCTTCGCTGCCATCGTTGGCGGGAGCAAGGTCTCGGGCAAGCTCGAAGCACTGATCAACCTGCTGCCGCGGGTCGACAAGATCATCATCGGAGGGGGGATGGCCTTCACCTTCCTCAAACAGCTCGGCTATGACGTCGGAAACTCCCTGGTGGAAGATGACCTGCTCGATGAGGCGCAGAAGATCATGGACGAAGCGCGCCGCCGCAAGGTGAAGTTCTACCTGCCGGTCGATGTTGTCGCCGCGCAGACCTTCTCCGCGGATGCCACCAGTAAGCTCGTCTCCGCTCAGGAGATCCCGCAGGGGTGGATGGGCCTCGATATCGGGCCGGCGACGGTGCGTCTCTACCGCGAAGTCCTCAACGACGTTCAGACGGTCCTCTGGAACGGTCCGATGGGCGTTTACGAGATGGAACGCTTCGCCCGCGGTTCCAGCAAAATCGCCCACTTTGTTGCCGACTCCTATGCGACGACAGTCGTCGGCGGCGGGGATACGGCGGACCTGGTCCAGCGCATCGGCCTTGACGAAGAGATGACCTTTATCTCCACGGGGGGCGGGGCGTCTCTGGAGCTGCTCGAGGGCAAAGTGCTTCCGGGTGTCAAGCCGCTCCTGATCAAGGCACACGATTGA
- the gmhB gene encoding D-glycero-beta-D-manno-heptose 1,7-bisphosphate 7-phosphatase, producing MGKPALFLDRDGVINVDTDYLYRIEDFEFIDGIFELCAAYQARGFLIVVVTNQSGIARGRYSEADFDRLTAWMVGEFGKRGVTIAGVYYCPHHPEVTGACTCRKPEPGMLLQAAEELGIDLSHSVMVGDKERDIAAAHRAGVRETYLFDAEAQTTEASRIITSLRELL from the coding sequence ATGGGAAAACCCGCCCTTTTCCTCGATCGCGACGGCGTGATCAACGTCGATACGGACTACCTGTACCGCATCGAGGATTTCGAATTCATCGACGGCATTTTCGAGCTCTGTGCCGCCTACCAGGCGCGGGGGTTTTTGATCGTCGTCGTGACCAACCAGTCGGGCATCGCCCGCGGACGCTACAGCGAAGCGGATTTTGACCGTCTGACAGCGTGGATGGTGGGGGAGTTCGGCAAACGCGGTGTCACGATCGCCGGCGTCTATTACTGTCCGCACCATCCGGAGGTGACGGGGGCCTGCACCTGCCGCAAACCCGAACCCGGCATGCTGCTTCAGGCCGCCGAAGAGCTGGGAATCGACCTGTCGCATTCGGTGATGGTCGGCGACAAGGAGCGCGATATCGCCGCGGCCCACCGTGCCGGTGTGCGGGAGACCTACCTCTTTGATGCCGAAGCGCAGACGACCGAAGCATCGCGCATTATCACATCATTAAGGGAGCTGCTATGA
- the rsfS gene encoding ribosome silencing factor: protein MQKRLEKIIDVLDRNKAEAIELFDLRERDYFVEYVIIATSLGERHTHALLDYLKKDLKPGEHFNQVDESGEWIVVDLGDVLIHIMTPEYRSKYDMESFLTELAKKQEF, encoded by the coding sequence GTGCAAAAACGACTAGAAAAGATTATTGACGTGCTTGACCGCAACAAAGCAGAGGCGATCGAACTCTTCGACCTTCGCGAACGCGACTACTTTGTCGAATACGTCATTATTGCGACCTCCCTGGGGGAACGCCATACCCACGCCCTCCTCGACTACCTCAAGAAGGATCTGAAGCCGGGCGAACACTTCAACCAGGTGGATGAAAGCGGCGAATGGATCGTCGTCGACCTCGGTGACGTTCTCATCCATATCATGACGCCGGAATACCGCAGTAAATACGATATGGAGTCTTTTTTGACGGAATTGGCTAAAAAGCAGGAGTTTTAA
- the fabI gene encoding enoyl-ACP reductase FabI, with protein MLMKGKKGLIVGLANDKSIAYGIAKACHDQGAELAFTYLNDALKKRVEPIAESFGSDKVYELDVSNPDHMDAIAGLIEKDMGKIDFLVHSVAFAPKEALTGSFLETTKSAFNIAMEISVFSLIDLTNKLQPVLADDASILTLSYLGGPKYVANYNVMGVAKAALESTVRYMAVDLGTKGQRVNAISAGPIKTLAAAGIGDFKQILRWNELNAPLKKNVTIEEVGNSAMYLLSDLASGVSGEIHYVDAGYNIMGMAAVEKNAEGKTVLSWDENK; from the coding sequence ATGTTGATGAAGGGTAAAAAGGGTCTGATCGTCGGACTGGCAAATGACAAATCGATTGCGTACGGTATTGCGAAAGCGTGCCACGACCAGGGGGCGGAACTGGCGTTCACCTACCTTAACGATGCGCTCAAAAAACGCGTGGAGCCGATTGCCGAATCCTTCGGTTCGGACAAAGTGTATGAGCTTGACGTCTCCAACCCCGATCATATGGATGCGATCGCGGGACTGATTGAAAAGGACATGGGCAAGATCGACTTTCTCGTCCACTCCGTCGCATTTGCTCCGAAAGAGGCGCTGACGGGCAGCTTCCTGGAAACAACGAAGAGCGCGTTTAACATTGCGATGGAGATCTCCGTCTTCTCCCTGATCGACCTGACGAACAAGCTCCAGCCGGTCCTGGCGGACGACGCTTCGATTCTGACACTGAGCTACCTCGGCGGGCCGAAATACGTCGCCAACTATAATGTAATGGGTGTCGCGAAGGCGGCCCTGGAGTCAACGGTGCGCTACATGGCGGTCGACCTCGGTACGAAAGGGCAGCGCGTCAACGCCATCAGCGCCGGTCCGATCAAGACCCTTGCCGCGGCGGGCATCGGCGACTTCAAACAGATCCTGCGCTGGAACGAACTCAATGCGCCGTTGAAGAAGAACGTTACAATCGAAGAAGTGGGGAATTCGGCAATGTACCTGCTGAGCGACCTGGCTTCCGGCGTCAGCGGGGAGATTCACTACGTCGATGCCGGCTATAACATTATGGGTATGGCGGCCGTCGAGAAGAACGCCGAGGGCAAAACGGTCCTCAGCTGGGACGAAAACAAGTAG
- a CDS encoding asparaginase domain-containing protein → MKILNTGGTFNKRYDPVLGSLEVPFDNEAVEDVVESFAYSVEIAGMLYKDSLEMTDEDREQLINIIDVDDEEVYVIVHGTDTMDLTAKALAEWMEEDEEERVIVITGAMVPFSIDKTEASVNLGMALGFAATEPAPGVYICMSGIIAPYDRIRKNRGEGIFEIV, encoded by the coding sequence ATGAAGATCCTCAATACCGGCGGGACGTTCAACAAACGCTATGATCCTGTCCTGGGCTCGCTCGAGGTCCCCTTTGACAACGAAGCGGTCGAGGATGTCGTCGAGAGCTTCGCCTACAGTGTCGAGATTGCCGGGATGCTCTATAAAGATTCGCTGGAGATGACCGATGAGGACCGCGAGCAGCTTATCAACATCATCGACGTCGACGACGAAGAGGTCTACGTCATCGTCCACGGTACCGATACGATGGACCTGACGGCCAAAGCCCTGGCGGAGTGGATGGAGGAGGATGAAGAGGAGCGGGTCATCGTCATTACCGGCGCCATGGTCCCTTTCAGCATCGACAAGACCGAGGCCAGCGTCAACCTGGGGATGGCGCTGGGCTTTGCGGCGACCGAGCCCGCCCCCGGGGTCTATATCTGCATGAGCGGGATCATCGCGCCTTATGACCGCATCCGCAAAAACCGTGGAGAGGGGATTTTCGAGATTGTCTAA
- the gmhA gene encoding D-sedoheptulose 7-phosphate isomerase produces the protein MRAYLENEISASIETKQKILNDDALLNTIEAAATACVEAYRRGNKTLLAGNGGSAADAQHIAAELVGRYGFDRPSIPSLALTTDTSNLTAIGNDYGYDKVFSRQLEGMGVEGDIFFGISTSGNSQNIVNAFESAKAKGITTVALVGRDGGKMGQMADIAIIVPSNATPRIQESHILIGHIICDVIEKELFGDGVGA, from the coding sequence ATGAGAGCCTACCTTGAAAACGAGATTTCCGCTTCCATTGAGACCAAACAGAAGATTTTGAACGACGACGCCCTGCTGAACACGATCGAAGCGGCGGCTACGGCCTGTGTCGAGGCGTATCGCCGCGGCAATAAAACCCTGCTTGCGGGCAACGGCGGCAGCGCGGCGGATGCCCAGCATATCGCCGCAGAACTGGTCGGCCGCTACGGCTTCGACCGCCCCTCCATCCCGTCGCTGGCACTGACGACCGACACCTCCAACCTGACGGCGATCGGCAACGACTACGGCTACGACAAGGTCTTTTCCCGCCAGCTCGAAGGGATGGGCGTCGAAGGCGACATCTTCTTCGGCATCTCCACCTCGGGCAACTCCCAGAACATCGTCAACGCGTTCGAGAGCGCCAAGGCGAAGGGGATCACAACCGTCGCCCTTGTCGGCCGCGACGGCGGCAAGATGGGGCAGATGGCCGATATCGCCATCATCGTCCCTTCCAACGCGACACCGCGCATCCAGGAGTCGCATATCCTGATCGGGCACATCATCTGCGACGTGATCGAGAAAGAGCTTTTCGGCGACGGCGTCGGAGCATAG
- a CDS encoding carboxypeptidase-like regulatory domain-containing protein has product MAVILVASALLITACGGGGGGGGDAKTITISGMVTNAETNVSVEGAQVLILDAETRQNALDPVFTDANGNYTFDVPVDIVYEIRVAAQGFYPSPLDGVIGVPLSTTTSYDVRLKPISDGMSYGWLNLSLVEYSNDFGALVILTDQATQEHYTAVTSLAGDVMMYNLPVSDYNLTIRALGHETYSSDSNVSIAADTESIVDYIRLTPISGYSVSGTVKFLSITNSEVDVSLTDPQTNAVIPGTNVMTSNTNYLMSRVAPGDYYLRATYNIDGYVVDPDSIIKFGEPEVNVTNANVTSPDADIDVTGAVVLNSPATATTGVPVEIATTTPTFSWQAYPSTSDYVLELVDVDGNTIWGGFDENLTKLVNPPSSQLTYLYDGPALQDGAIYRWKVYASKDDSKEIIGWKLISASEEAQGVFKVNLAP; this is encoded by the coding sequence GTGGCCGTCATACTTGTTGCCAGCGCACTGTTGATTACCGCCTGCGGTGGCGGCGGTGGCGGCGGAGGGGATGCTAAAACAATCACCATTTCAGGCATGGTGACCAACGCCGAGACAAACGTCAGTGTCGAAGGGGCGCAAGTGCTTATCCTTGATGCCGAAACACGCCAGAATGCACTCGATCCCGTTTTTACCGATGCCAACGGCAACTATACGTTCGACGTTCCCGTCGATATCGTTTACGAGATCCGCGTCGCGGCACAGGGGTTCTATCCCAGTCCGCTTGACGGCGTTATCGGCGTTCCCCTCAGTACAACCACATCATACGATGTCCGCCTCAAGCCGATCAGTGACGGCATGAGCTACGGCTGGCTAAACCTCAGTCTGGTAGAGTACAGCAATGATTTCGGGGCCCTCGTCATTCTTACCGACCAGGCGACACAGGAACATTATACGGCTGTTACATCGCTTGCCGGTGACGTCATGATGTATAACCTGCCTGTATCCGATTATAATCTCACCATCCGGGCACTGGGGCATGAAACCTATAGCTCTGACAGCAACGTTTCGATTGCAGCCGATACAGAAAGCATCGTCGACTATATCCGTCTGACGCCGATCAGCGGTTACAGTGTCAGCGGTACAGTGAAGTTCCTCTCGATCACCAATAGTGAAGTCGATGTCAGTCTTACCGACCCGCAGACCAATGCTGTAATCCCCGGCACCAATGTCATGACAAGCAACACGAACTATCTTATGAGTCGTGTCGCACCCGGGGATTATTACCTCCGCGCGACTTACAACATCGACGGTTATGTTGTCGACCCGGATTCGATTATCAAATTCGGTGAACCCGAAGTCAACGTCACCAATGCCAACGTCACTTCGCCGGACGCGGACATTGATGTCACCGGGGCAGTAGTTCTAAACTCGCCTGCCACGGCTACTACCGGCGTTCCGGTCGAGATCGCGACAACGACACCGACCTTTAGTTGGCAGGCATATCCCAGTACAAGTGATTACGTCCTCGAACTCGTCGACGTGGACGGCAACACCATCTGGGGCGGGTTTGATGAAAACCTGACGAAGCTGGTCAACCCACCCAGTTCGCAATTGACCTACCTTTATGATGGTCCCGCACTGCAAGACGGTGCCATCTACCGGTGGAAAGTCTATGCAAGCAAGGATGACAGCAAGGAGATCATCGGCTGGAAACTCATCAGCGCTTCCGAAGAGGCCCAGGGCGTCTTCAAGGTCAATCTGGCCCCGTAA
- the ccoS gene encoding cbb3-type cytochrome oxidase assembly protein CcoS, which translates to MDSWVIIMMLAVSVFLGTLALLGIMWAIRTGQFDDKEKFLNQVQYDGEDELNDAAKQAEKKKAMKKKKEEAYRPE; encoded by the coding sequence ATGGACAGTTGGGTAATTATCATGATGCTGGCCGTCTCGGTCTTCCTGGGGACACTGGCGCTGCTGGGGATCATGTGGGCCATCCGGACCGGGCAGTTCGACGACAAAGAGAAGTTCCTCAACCAGGTGCAGTACGACGGGGAGGACGAACTCAATGACGCCGCGAAACAGGCGGAAAAGAAGAAGGCGATGAAAAAGAAAAAAGAGGAGGCTTACCGGCCGGAATAA